Genomic DNA from Nonomuraea rubra:
AGAGCGCTGGAGAAGGAGATCGGCGTCGAGCTGTTCAGCCGCTCGTCGAGCGGGGTGACGCTGACCGAGGCGGGTGAGGCGTTCCTGGCCCAGGCGACCGTCGCCCTCGACGCCTTCGAGCGGGCCGTGGCCGCCGCCAGGTGCACGGGCGAGACCTCCCGCCTGGGCGTGGCCGACGGCCTGGCGGACGTCGCCGCCCGGCTGCTCTCCCAGCTCCACACCGGCCGCCTGCGCATGGCGCCCATGGGCACGGCCGAGCAGATCGTCTCGATCGCGGACGGCGCCCTCCAGGCGGGGCTCGGGTACGCGCCCGGCTCGCTGCCGCGCGGGGTGGGCCGCATGCTGATCCAGCGTTTCCCGGTGCGCGCGCTGCTGCACCGGGAGCACCACCTGGCGCAGCACGAGGCGCTGTCGCTGTCGGACCTGGCGGGCGAGCCGCTGATCATGCCGGAGTCCGACGCCGTGGCCGGGGCCCGCCGGTTCCTGGAGGCCTTCGTACGCCAGCGCCTGCACCCCCGCCTGGGCCCGTCGGCGGCCGGCCACGACCTGGTCGTCAACATGGTGAAGGAGGGCACGGGTTACGCTTTGTGCGTGCGCGAGGGCACGACGGTGCCCGGCACCCTGGTGTTCGTCCCGATCAAGGAGGACGTGCCGCCGCTGGAGGTGGTCTTCCTGTGGAACCGCCAGGCCGACGTGCACGAGCTGGTGAGCGCGGCCCGGCATCTGGCACGTTCTGGATAGCATTATTATCTAACGATGCGGATCTCCGAACTCAGCGCCAGGTCAGGGGTGGCCATCCCCACGATCAAGTACTACCTCCGTGAAGGCATGCTCCACCAGGGCGAGCAGACGGCAGCGACCAGGGCCGAGTACGACGAGACGCACCTGCGCAGGCTCCGCCTGATCCGGGCCCTGCTCGACGTGGGCCGGCTCTCCGTGGCCTCGATCAAGAAGATCGTGGCCGCCGTCGAGGACGAGTCGCTGCCCGTCCACCAGATGCTGGGGACCGCCCACTGGGCGCTCAGCCCGGCCGTCGAGCCCGAGCCCGGCGAGGAGTGGCAGGCCGCCCGCGCCGAGGTGGACACGCTCGTCGCGGACCTGGGCTGGGACGTGCACCCCGACGCCCCCACCCGGGACGAGCTGGCCCAGACGCTGGTCAGGATGCGCCAGCTCGGCCTGGCCGTCGACCTGGCGCCGTACGTGGAGGTGGCGCGGAAGCTGGTGGCGGAGGTGGAGATGGACAGCATCCCGTTCGACGGCCCGCGCGACGCCGCCGTGGAGGCGCTGGTCCTCGGCACGGTCCTGTACGGCAGGGCGCTCGACACGCTGCGCCGCATGGCCCACGAGTCGGAGTCGGCCAAGCGCCTGGCCCGCTGAGCGCGGCCCGGTACTTCAGACGAGGCCGTTCGCCCGCAGGATCCGCACGGCGTTGACCGTGGCGGCGCCGCGCCACTCCAGCGACCCGGCCGGTGAGATCCGCGCGTAGTCCACGGTCCACCCGCCGTCGTCCTGCTGCTCCCCCGCCAGCCTGACGAGGTCGGCCGCGATCACCTCGGGGTCGAACAGGTCGCGGGCCGGCCGCCCGGGGAGCGGGGCGAAGTCCAGCGGGCGCAGGGCCTCGTTCTCGGTGCCGCCGGCGACGGGCACCCGGCCGTCCTCGGGGATGCGGCCGCCGAGCCGCTTGAGCAGGCCGGCCGTACGGGGGTCGTCCACCGAGTCGAGGAAGTGCACCGCGAAGAGCAGCACGTACGCGGACGGCGGCTCCTCCAGCGCCTGGATCGTGCCGAGGCAGTAACGCGTGGCCTTCTCCAGCCACGGATGCGCGGCCACGGCCGGGTCGTGGGCGGCCACGCGGTGGGCGGCGGCCGCGGTGACGGCGGTGATCTGCAGGGACGAGGTGGTCGCGTCGCCGCCCGCCCACCAGGGCGCGGTCGCCGTGGAGAGCGTCAGCGGCAGCGAGAACGGCAGCCCGCCGTCGGGCAGCGTCACCGAGTCCAGCCAGTCGCACAGCGCCGCGGCGTGCGGCGAGGTGACCGGGCCGATCTCCTCGAACGCCTCGAAGGCGTGCAGCGCCGCACCCGGCTGGCTCTCGGGCGAGCGCAGGTCGGGCTCCAGCCCCCAGCCGTAGCCGCCGTCGGCGTTGCGGTATCCCTCCAGGGCCGCCAGCACGCCGGCCGCGTCGCCCGCCCCGGTGAGCAGGTCGTAGCGGCGGCGGTCGAGGACACGCCCGTGCCCGGCCAGGAAGCCCGGGATCAGGGAAAGGTTCACGTTCATGCGGTCATCGTGCCCAGATCGGCGCCTCCCGGTCTTGTAGGTTCCGGACATGGCGTTCGACGCGCAGGCGAGGTTCCGCTCCGCGAAGGTGGCCCGGCTGGCGTGGGCCGGCCCCGACGGCGCGCCGCGCCTGGTGCCCATCACGTACGCGCTGCTCGGCGCGAGGATCGTGACGGCGGTGGACCACAAGCCGAAGACCACCACCCACCTCAGGCGGCTGAGCCACATCAGGGCCAACCCCGCCGTGAGCGTGCTCGCCGACCACTACGAGGACGACTGGACCCGGCTGTGGTGGGTGCGGGCCGACGGGCGGGCCGTCGTCCTGGAGCAGGGGGACGACCGCGAGCGGGCGCTCGACGCGCTGGTGGCCAGGTACGCGCAGTACCGCGAGCGCCGGCCCGCCGGCCCCGCCATCCTCGTCGAGGTGACCAGGTGGAGCGGCTGGGCCGCTACTCCGTGATCGTGACCGGCCGCTTGAGCAGCCACAGCGCCGCCCGCTGCAGCAGCGTCCGGTGGATCTCGTTGTCGTAGGAGCGGGTGTCGTGGCCCAGCGCGTCGTAGAGGACCCGGCCGCGCCGCACCGGCCGCGCCCAGATCAGCGGCTGGCCGTTCGAGGAGGCCAGCGGCTCGACGTCGGGCAGCACGTCGAGGTCGCTGTAGACCTCGTCCACCACGTCGAAGTCGCGCAGCCCGTCGACCACCGGATGCTCGCCGTGCACCCGCACGCCGGTCCAGCCCAGCGGCGGGTGGTGGGACTTGGGCCAGGTCCAGCAGCCGCCCAGGACGCGCGGCCAGCCCTGCCAGTCGTCGAAGCAGATCGACGCCGAGTGCATGCACAGCAGCCCGCCGCCCCGGTCGAGGTGGTCGAGGAGGGTGGTGCGGGCCTGTGCCGGCAAGGCGAAGCCCCACTCGTCGCGCAGGTCGGCGAAGCGGTCCTGGTCCATCTGCCAGCGCAGCGCGTTGACGGTGATGAGCTGGACCTCCGACGGCTCGCTGAGCGCGCCCGCGATGTCCTCGGTGATCTCCGACTCGACCCCCACCTCGGCCAGCACCTCCGCGAGGGCGGCCGATGTGGCGGCGAAGTCATGGAACAGGCCTCCTGACAGGATTAGATTTCTCGCCACTTGCCCAGCTCATCATGCTTACCGCTGGTTTTCTACCCGTTGGCCGGGAAACCAGCGGCCCCCGGGGCGCCTCCCGCTCCTGGGACAGGGCATGATGCCGGTCGTGGACGACTTCGAGGAGCACAGGCCCATGCTGCTCGGGCTGGCCTACCGCCTGCTCGGCAGCATGTGGGACGCCGAGGACGTGGTGCAGGAGGCCTGGCTGCGCTGGCAGGCCACCGACCACGCCGAGATCAGGGAGCCGCGGGCGTTCCTGGTGACCGTGGTCTCGCGGCTGGCGCTCGACCAGCTCCGCTCCGCGCGGGTCAAGCGGGAGGCCTACACGGGGCCGTGGCTGCCGGAGCCGGTCGAGACCGCGCAGGCGGGGCCGCTGGACACGGCGGAGCTGCGCGACACGGTCTCGTACGCGACGCTGCACATGATGGAGCGGCTCTCGCCGCCGGAGCGGGCGGTGTTCGTGCTGCGGGAGGCGTTCGAGCTGCCGTACGACGAGATCGCCGAGATCGTCGGCTCCTCCGTCGCGAACGCCAGGCAGCTGCACCACCGGGCCTCCGTACGGCTGGCCGAGGGGCGTGACCGGTTCCGCCCGTCCAGCGAGGAGCACGCGGAGCTGCTGAGGACGTTCATGCGGGCGGCCGGCGGCGGCGACCTGGCCGCGCTCACCGAGCTGCTGCACGAGGACGTCGTGTCCTACAACGACGGCGGCGGCAAGGTCAGGGCGGCGCTGCGGCCGATCGTCGGCCGGGCCAAGGTGGCCTCGTTCCTGCTCGCGCTGGTCGCGCGCTACGACTACAAGCAGGTACGAATGGTCGAGGTCAACGGCCTGCCCGCCGTCGCCACCCAGGTGGGCGGGCACCAGCAGCTCGTCATGATCGGCATCAGGGACGGCCGCATCAGCGAGATCTACGGCGTGCTGAACCCCGACAAGCTGACACACGTGCACCTGACCTGAGCGGGCGATCTATAGTCGCCCCTATGGATCTCGGCATCGCTGGCAAGGTCGCACTCGTCACCGGCGGCAGCGCGGGCCTCGGGCTCGCCGCCGCCAAGAGCCTGGCGCGGGAGGGCTGCGACGTGTGCGTCAGCGCCCGCGACCCGGAGAAGCTCGCGGACGCGGTGGTGGAGCTGCAGGAGTTCGGCAAGGTCGTGCACGCGGTGCTGGCCGACGTGGAGGATCCGGCCGCCGCCCGGCGGCTGGCCGAGGAGACGCGCGACGTGCTCGGGCCCGTCGACATCCTCGTCGCGAACGCGGGCGGGCCGCCGGCGGGCCGGTTCGACGCGGTCGGGCTCGACGACTGGGACGTGGCCGTCCAGCGCAACCTGCTCGGCACCGTACGCCTGGTGCACGCGGTGCTGCCGGAGATGCGCTCGCGCGGCTGGGGCCGGATCGTCACGATCACCAGCAGGTCGGCCAGGGAGGCGCTGGACAACCTGGCGCTGTCGAACGCCATGCGCTCCGCGGTCGCCGGCGTCGTGCGCACGCTGGCCCGCGAGGTGGGGCGCGACGGCGTACGCGTCAACAACGTCATGCCGGGCCCCATCGAGACCGAGCGGCTGCGCGAGCTGTCGGGCAGCGAGGAGGCGCTGCGCGAGCGGGGCGAGAGCGTGCCGGTGGGCCGCATCGGGCGGCCGGAGGAGGTGGGCGACGTGGTGGCGTTCCTGGCCAGCGAGCGGGCGTCGTTCGTGAACGGGGTCTCGCTGCTGGTGGACGGCGGGGAGAGCCGCGTCATCTCCTGAACAGGGTGTCGACGATCGAGGCGGCCCAGGTGGCGTCGTCGTCGGGCAG
This window encodes:
- a CDS encoding TIGR03668 family PPOX class F420-dependent oxidoreductase: MAFDAQARFRSAKVARLAWAGPDGAPRLVPITYALLGARIVTAVDHKPKTTTHLRRLSHIRANPAVSVLADHYEDDWTRLWWVRADGRAVVLEQGDDRERALDALVARYAQYRERRPAGPAILVEVTRWSGWAATP
- a CDS encoding LysR family transcriptional regulator; this translates as MDLRYVRYAMAIARAGSLRRAAASLHIAQPTLSEQLRALEKEIGVELFSRSSSGVTLTEAGEAFLAQATVALDAFERAVAAARCTGETSRLGVADGLADVAARLLSQLHTGRLRMAPMGTAEQIVSIADGALQAGLGYAPGSLPRGVGRMLIQRFPVRALLHREHHLAQHEALSLSDLAGEPLIMPESDAVAGARRFLEAFVRQRLHPRLGPSAAGHDLVVNMVKEGTGYALCVREGTTVPGTLVFVPIKEDVPPLEVVFLWNRQADVHELVSAARHLARSG
- a CDS encoding SDR family oxidoreductase translates to MDLGIAGKVALVTGGSAGLGLAAAKSLAREGCDVCVSARDPEKLADAVVELQEFGKVVHAVLADVEDPAAARRLAEETRDVLGPVDILVANAGGPPAGRFDAVGLDDWDVAVQRNLLGTVRLVHAVLPEMRSRGWGRIVTITSRSAREALDNLALSNAMRSAVAGVVRTLAREVGRDGVRVNNVMPGPIETERLRELSGSEEALRERGESVPVGRIGRPEEVGDVVAFLASERASFVNGVSLLVDGGESRVIS
- a CDS encoding MerR family transcriptional regulator, with product MRISELSARSGVAIPTIKYYLREGMLHQGEQTAATRAEYDETHLRRLRLIRALLDVGRLSVASIKKIVAAVEDESLPVHQMLGTAHWALSPAVEPEPGEEWQAARAEVDTLVADLGWDVHPDAPTRDELAQTLVRMRQLGLAVDLAPYVEVARKLVAEVEMDSIPFDGPRDAAVEALVLGTVLYGRALDTLRRMAHESESAKRLAR
- a CDS encoding RNA polymerase sigma-70 factor, translated to MPVVDDFEEHRPMLLGLAYRLLGSMWDAEDVVQEAWLRWQATDHAEIREPRAFLVTVVSRLALDQLRSARVKREAYTGPWLPEPVETAQAGPLDTAELRDTVSYATLHMMERLSPPERAVFVLREAFELPYDEIAEIVGSSVANARQLHHRASVRLAEGRDRFRPSSEEHAELLRTFMRAAGGGDLAALTELLHEDVVSYNDGGGKVRAALRPIVGRAKVASFLLALVARYDYKQVRMVEVNGLPAVATQVGGHQQLVMIGIRDGRISEIYGVLNPDKLTHVHLT
- a CDS encoding ThuA domain-containing protein; its protein translation is MARNLILSGGLFHDFAATSAALAEVLAEVGVESEITEDIAGALSEPSEVQLITVNALRWQMDQDRFADLRDEWGFALPAQARTTLLDHLDRGGGLLCMHSASICFDDWQGWPRVLGGCWTWPKSHHPPLGWTGVRVHGEHPVVDGLRDFDVVDEVYSDLDVLPDVEPLASSNGQPLIWARPVRRGRVLYDALGHDTRSYDNEIHRTLLQRAALWLLKRPVTITE